A window of Cellulomonas sp. SLBN-39 genomic DNA:
TGCTCGTGGTGCCGAGGTCGACGCCGAGGACGACGTCGGCGCGCGTGCCGGCGGTCGTGCCCGCGTTCTCGCTCGCGGTGGCGGTGCTGGTCGGGTGCGGCACGGCGGGCCTTCCGGGTCGGGCGTCGCGGGCGGGTGCGGGGCGGGTCAGACGGCGGACGCGACGCCGTAGACGACAAGCACCACGGCGAACGCGACGACGGACTGCAGGGCCTGCTGCACGGTCCACGTCTTGAGGGTCGTCTTGACGTCCATGCCCATGAGGCGGCCGACGAGCCAGAACCCGGAGTCGTTGACGTGGGAGGCGAACACGGACCCGGCGGCGGTGGCCAGGGTGATGCACGCGACCTGGAGGGCGCTGAAGTCGCCGGCGGCGACGGCGGGTGCGGCCAGCCCGGCGGCGGTGACGAGCGCGACGGTGGCCGAGCCCTGGGCGACGCGCAGCAGCAGGGCGATGAGGTAGGCGGCCACGATGACGGGCAGGCCGACGGACTCCAGGGCGGAGGCGAGGGCGTCGCCGATTCCGGAGGCGCGCAGCACGCCGCCGAACATGCCGCCCGCGCCGGTGATGAGGATGACGGAGCAGACGGGGCCGAGGGAGGAGTCGAGGACCTTCTCCAGGGCGGTCTTGTCGACGCCGCGGCGGGCGCCGAGCACGACGGAGGCGACGAGCACGGAGAGCAGCAGCGCGACGCCCGAGGAGCCGAGCACGGTCAGGGCCTGCACCCAGGCGGCCTCGGGGTCGACGACCCCGGCGGTGCCGAGGGCGTCGAGGCCGGTGTTGAGGAAGATCAGCACGAGCGGCAGCAGCAGCACGCCGACGACGGTGGCGACGCGGGGCGGGTCGGTGGGCTGGTCGTCGTCGACGTCGCCGAAGAGCGCCGGCACGGGCAGGACGATGCGCCGCCCGACGAACAGGCCCCACAGGTAGCCGGCGACGTACCAGGTAGGGACGGCGAGCAGCAGGCCGACGAGCAGGACGATGCCGAGGTTGGCACCGTAGAGCTCGGTGGCGGCGACGGGCCCGGGGTGCGGGGGCACGAAGACGTGCATGACGGAGAACGCCGCGGCGGCGGGGATGCCGTAGAGCAGCACGTTGTCGCCGCCGAGGCGCCGGGCCACGGCGAAGATGATCGGCAGCATGACGATGAGGCCGGCGTCGAAGAAGATCGGGAACCCGAGCGCCAGGGACGCCAGGCCCAGGGCCAGCACGGCGCGCTTCTCGCCGAAGACCCCGACGAGGGCGTCGGCCAGGACGCGGGCGCCGCCGGAGTGCTCGACGAGCTTGCCGAGCATGGCACCGAGGCCGATGAGCAGCGCGACGCTGGCGAGGGTGCCGCCGAACCCGTCGAGCAGCACGTCGACGAGCGACCCGGTGGGGATGCCGGTGGCGACCGCCGTGAGCAGCGAGACCACCACGAGGGTGAGGAACGCGTGCACCCGGAACCGGATGACGAGCACGAGGATCAGCGCGATCGCGCCGGCGGCGATGCCCAGGAGGGGGCCTGCGCCGAGGGTCTGCGTCCAGTCGTCCATGTCGGATCTCCGTCGATCGAGGTGGGCCGGGCGTGGGCGTCCGTCCCATCGTGGGGTCGGACGACGCCGCCCGCCCACGCTGCCATAAAGTATGACTATTGCCAACCGCGCTGGTCCCGGCCCCGTCGCAGGCCCGGTCCGTAGACTGCGGCCACCGACGGGCGGAGGACGGGCGATGGGCAAGGGGCTGCACGGCGGCGTGCTCGACCGCCTCGGCCGCCGCATCGCCGCGGGCGACCTGCCCGCCGGGACGGTGCTCACGCTCGCCGGACTCGAGGCCGAGCTGGGTGTGTCCCGCACAGTCGTGCGCGAGGCGGTGCGCGTGCTCGAGGCGGTCGGCATGGTCACCAGCCGCCAGCGCGTCGGCATCACCGTGCAGCCCGAGGACGCCTGGCACGCCCTCGACCCCCAGGTGATCCAGTGGCGCCTGGCCGGCCCGGGCCGCTACCGCCAGCTCGTCGAGCTCACCGAGCTGCGCCTGGCCGTCGAGCCCACCGCCGCCCGCCTCGCCGCCCGGTACGCCGACGCGCCCACCCGCGCCCGGCTCGTCGAGCTCGCGGACCGCCTGCACGCCCTGGGCGCCGACGAGCAGGCGGCCTCCGCCGCGTACCTCGACGCCGACGTCGCGTTCCACACCGTGCTGCTGCGCGCCGGCGGCAACCCGCTGCTCGGCATGCTCGGCGGCGCCGTCACCGAGGTGCTCGCCGGGCGGGCCGCGCTCGGGCTCATGCCCGAGGTCCCCGCCGAGCAGTCCCTCGACGGGCACCGGGCCGTGGCGCTCGCGGTCGCGCAGGGCGAGGAGGACGAGGCCGAGCGGCAGACCCGCGCGGTGGTCGAGGAGGTGTGGCGTGCCGTCGTGGCCGCCGCCCGCCGCGACGGCCGCCCGACCCGCTGACCCGGCCCCCGACCGCGGAGCCCCGCGGCCCGGCGGACGTGCCCGTGCTGCTCAGGGGGTGCGCAGCGAGTCCTGCCACTGGGCGTGCAGGGCCGCGAACCGCCCGCCGGCCGCCACCAGCTCCTCGGGGCTGCCGTCCTCCGCCACGCGCCCGTCCGCGACGACGAGCACCCGGTCGGCGTGCATGACCGTCGACAGCCGGTGCGCGATGACCACGGCCGTGCGGCCCACGAGCAGGCGCCGCAGCCCGTCCTGCACGAGCTGCTCGCCGGGCACGTCGAGCGAGCTCGTCGCCTCGTCGAGCACCAGCACCGCCGGGTCGGCGAGGAACGCCCGCGCGAACGACACGAGCTGGCGCTGCCCGGCCGAGAGCCGGACCCCGCGGGTGTCGACACCCGTGGCGTACCCGTCCGGCAGCGACATCACCAGGTCGTGCACGCCGACGGCGCGCGCGGCGGCCTCGACCTCCGCGTCGGAGGCGTCGGGGCGGCCCAGTGCGATGTTCGCGCGCACCGACCCGGAGAACAGGTACGCCTCCTGCGTCACCATGACCACGGCACGGCGCAGGTCGGTGGGGTCGACGTCGCGCAGGTCCACCCCGTCCAGGCGCACCGCACCGGCCCGGGGGTCGTAGAAGCGCGCCAGCAGCTTGGCGACCGTCGACTTGCCCGCCCCCGTCTCCCCCACCAGTGCCAGGGTCTGCCCCGCGGGCACGTGCAGGTCCAGGTGCGGCAGCACCGACGGGCCCGCGCCGTACCCGAACTCCACGTCGTCGAACCGCACGTCGCCCGCCGGGCGGACCACCCGCACGGGTCGCACCGGGTCGGGGACCGTCGGCTCCTCCGCGAGCAGCGCCGAGAGCTTCTCCAGCGCCGCCGTCGCCGACTGGAACGAGTTGTAGAACATGCCCACCTGAGCGAGCGGCGCGAAGAACCGCCGCGCGTACAGCACCGCCGCGACGAGCACCCCCACCTCCAGGCCGCCGTCGAGCACGCGCAGCCCGCCGACCAGCAGCACCGCGGCCAGCGTGACGTTGCCGATGAGCACCAGCCCGGTGTCGAAGACGCCGTTGACGCGGATCGCCTCGGCGTTCGCCGCGCGGTACTCCTCGGCGAGCCCGTCGTACACGCCCGCGACCTCGCGCTCGCGGCGGAACGCCTGCACCGCGCGCACCCCCGTCATGGTCTCGACGAACCGCACGATGACCCGCGCCGCAGCCGTGCGCGAGCGCCGGTACTGCGCCTGCGACCGCCGCTGGAACCAGCGGGTGAGCACCAGGCCGGGCACCACCGCGACGAGCAGCACCAGGCCCGAGCGCCAGTCCAGCAGCACCAGGCTGGTGGCGGTGAACACCATGGCCAGCCCGCTGGCCGCCAGGGTCGTCACGCCGCCGTCGAGGAGCTCGCGCAGGGCCTCCAGGTCGGAGGTCTGCCGCGAGATGATCCGGCCCGAGGTGTACCGCTCGTGGAACTCCAGGCTCAGGCGCTGGGTGTGCCGGAACACCCGGCCCCGCAGGTCCAGCAGCACGGCCTGGCTGACGCGGGCGGCCAGCCGCACGGTGGCGGCGGTGAGCACGCCCGCGGCCAGCGCGGCGGCCGCGTAGACGCCCGCCACCAGCAGCAGCGGACCGGGATCGCCGGCGCGCAGGGCGGGCAGGCCGCGGTCGATGCCCGCCGCCACGAGCGCGGGCCCGGCGACGAGCGCGAGCTGGGCGCCGACCACCACGAGCGCGGTGGCCCAGGCGCGCCGGGCGACGGGCCGCAGCAAGGACCCGAGCAGGGCGAGCGAGCGCGCGCGGACCTCGTGCGCGGGCAGGACCGGGCCGTCGTCGTCGGTGGCGCCCGGTGCGGGTGCGGTCGTGGCGATCATCGGCCCTCCCCCGGGCGCGCGCCGACGCGGGCGCCGTCGCCCGGCGTCCCGTCGGACGCCCGGTCCCGCACCTCGTCGGGGCGGTCGTCGTGCGCCTCCTGCTCGGCGGTGAGCACGTACCGGTAGTGCGGGTGCGTTGCCAGCAGCTCGGCATGGGGGCCGACGCCGGTGATCCGCCCGTCCTCGAGCACGGCGACCCGGTCGGCGAGCGCGACGGTCGACGTGCGGTGCGCGACGACGAGCGTGGTGGTGGTCGCCAGCGTGCGGCGCAGCCCGGCGGTGACCTCGGCCTCGGTGGCGACGTCGAGCGCGGACAACGGGTCGTCGAGCACGAGCACGCGGGGGCTGCCGGCGATGGCGCGGGCCAGGGCGACGCGCTGCCGCTGCCCGCCGGACAGGCTCAGCCCCTCCTCGCCGATGACCGTGTCGAGGCCGCGCGGCAGGGTGCGGGCGAACCCGGCGCGGGCGACGTCGACGGCGCGGTCCACGAGCGCGTCCGCCGCAGCGGGGTCGAGCGTGGCCAGGTGCTCGGCGGGCACCCCCATGAGCACGTTCTCGCGCACGGAGGCGGAGAACAGGATCGGGTCCTCGAACGCCACGGCCACGGCGGCGCGCAGGTCGGCGCGGGTCAGGTCGCGCACGTCGACGCCGTCGAGCAGGACCGCACCGCCCGTGACGTCGTACAGCCGCGGCACGAGCTGGAGCAGCGTCGTCTTGCCGCTGCCGGTGAGGCCGACGAGCGCGAGGGTCTCCCCCGGCTCCAGCACCAGGTCGACGCCGCGCAGCACCTCGCGCTGCGCGGAGCCGTGCGCGAACCGCACGTCCCGCAGCTCGACGCGCGACCCGGCGGCCGGCGCCGGGGGCAGCGCGACCGGCCGCTCGGGGTCGGCGACGGCCGGGGCGGTGTCCATGACCTCTAGGTACCGGTCGGTGCCGGCCCGCGCGTCCAGGGTCATCGCCAGGAGCTGGCCGAGCGCCTCGACCGGACGGCTCATCACCACGGCGGTGGCGAAGAACGCGACGAGGGCCCCGACGCTGACCCGGTCGTCGGACGCGAGCCACACCCCGACCGCGAGCGCCACGGCCAGCGTCGTCTCGGGGATCCAGGCGAGCGCGAACGTCATGCGCGACTGCGAGCGGGCCTTGTCGAGCTCGGTGCCGCGCAGCTCGTCGGCCTGCCGCACGAAGTCCTCGAGGGCGTCGTCGCCGCGGCCGAAGGCCTTGAGCACGCGGATGCCGTGCACGGACTCCTCGACGGACGTCGCGAGGTCGCCGGCCTGGTCGCGGGCGCGGCGGGCGACGACCTTGTAGTCGAGGCGGAACCGGAACCCCAGCGCGACCACCGGCACGGCGCCGGCGAGGTACACCAGGCCGAGCAGCGGGCTGGTGGCGATCATCAGCCCGGCGCCGACGACGACGGTGGTCGCGGCGACGACGAGCTGGATGAGCCCGAACACCATCCACCGGCGCACGAGGTGAAGGTCGCCCATGGACCGCTGCAGCAGCTGGCCCCCCGACCAGCGGTCGTGGAACGCGACGGGCAGGTCGAGCAGGTGGCGGAACAGGTCGGTGCGCATGGCCCGCTCGACGCCCGTGCCGGGGGTGGCGATCAGGGCCCGGCGGCACCAGACGAGGAAGGCCTCGAGGACGCCGAGCAGCAGCACGAGCCCGGCGGCCTGGACCACGGCGGTGCGGGTGCCGCCGGCGACGAGGTGGCCGTTGACGACCTGCCCGAGGACCTGCGGCACGGCGAGGGCGAGGAGGCTGGCGACGAGGGTGGCGACGCCGCCGGCGACGACGCGCGGCACCGCGGGGCGGGCCCAGCGCAGCAGCCGCAGCATCGCGCGGGTCGTCGAGGCGTCCGGCGACGCGGGGGCGGGTGGCACCCGGTCAGCCTAGGCAGGCCCGCCGACGCCCGCCCGGCGCGCACCTGCGGGCGGGGCCGGGCGGGCGTCGTGACGCGGTCAGACGCCGGTGCGGGCGATCGTCGTGTTGTTCGCCTGGGCCCGGGGCCGCACGACCAGCAGGTCGACGTTGACGTGGGCGGGGCGGCTCAGCGACCAGGCGATGACGTCGGCGACGTCATCGGCGACGAGCGGCTGGTAGCCCTCGTAGACCTTCGCGGCGCGCTCGGCGTCGCCGTCGAACCGCACGAGGGAGAACTCCTCGGTGGCGACGTTGCCGGGTGCGATCTCGATGACGCGGATCGGCTCGCCGACGATCTCCCAGCGCAGCGTCGTGGCGAGCATGCGCTCGGCGTGCTTGACGCCGGTGTACCCGGCGCCGCCGGGGTACGCGGCCTGGCCCGCGGTCGAGGTGACGACGAGGACGTCGCCCGCGCCGCGCTCGCGCAGCAGGGGCAGCACGCCCTTGGTCACGCGCAGCGTGCCGAGCACGTTGAGCTCGTACATGGTGCGCCAGCCGTCGAGGTCGGCGTCCTCGACGGTGTCCAGGCCGAGCGCGCCGCCGGCGTTGTTGACCACGGCGTCCAGGCCGCCGGTGTCCCGCACGTGCGCGACCAGGGCGTCGACGTCGGCGTCGGAGGTGACGTCGGCGACGAACGTGTCGGCGCCGGTCTCGGCGGCGAGGGCGGCGAGCCGGTCGGCGCGGCGGGCGGTGGCGACGACGTCCCAGCCCTCGGCGCGCAGGCGGCGCACGGTGGCGGCGCCGATGCCGGAGGACGCGCCGGTGACGAGCGCGCGGCGGGGACGGTCGGTGGTCGAGGTCATGCGGGGCTCCTTGCGGCAGGGCGGACGGTCGAGCATGGCACGCGGCGGCCGGCCCGGTCGGCCGGTCGGACCGGACGGGGGCGGGACCGGGCCGGGCGGGTGCGGGTCTGGCGGGGCGGGTCAGGCGGGGGCGACCTCGGCGAGGGCCTCGGCGAGCAGCGCCACCCCCTCCTCGGCCTGCGCGGGCGTGACGACGCACGGCGGGACCACGTGCACGCGGTTCTCGGCGAGGAACGGCAGCAGCCCGCGGCGCAGGCACGCGGCCTTGAGCGCGCCCATGACCTCGGGGCCGACGGGCGTGCGGGCGTCGCGGTCGGCGACGAGCTCGAGCGCCCAGAACACCCCGGTCCCCCGCACCTCGCCGACCAGCGGCTGGGACTCGGCGAGCGCCGTCAGGGCGGGGCCGAGCACGTCGGTGCCGATCGCGGCGGCGTTCTCGACGACGCCCTCGTCCTCCATCGCCGCGACGGACGCGACGACCGCGGCCATGGCCAGGGGGTGCCCGGAGTAGGTGAGCCCGCCGGGGAAGACGCGCTCGTCGAAGGTCGCGAGGATCTCCTCGCTGACGAGCACGCCGCCGGCGGGCACGTACCCGGAGTTCACGCCCTTGGCGAAGGTCACCAGGTCGGGCACGACGTCGTGCTGGTCGAACGCGAACCACGAGCCGGTGCGGCCGAACCCGGCCATGACCTCGTCGAGGATCAGCACGATGCCGTACCGGTCGGCGATCGCGCGCACGCCGGCCAGGTACCCGGGGGGCGGCACGAGGACGCCGGCGGTGCCGGGCACGGACTCCAGCAGGATCGCCGCGACGGAGGACGGCCCCTCGCACTGGATCACGCGCTCGAGGTGCGTGAGCGCCCGCTCGCACTCCTCCTCCGGCGTCGTCGCCCAGAACTCCGAGCGGTACAGGTACGGGCCGAACACGTGCACGTGGCCGCGCGCGTACTCGTTGGGCACGCGCCGCCAGTCGCCGGTGGCCACCACGGCCGCGCCGGTGTTGCCGTGGTACGAGCGGTAGTGGGAGACGACCTTGTCGCGCCCGGTGTGCAGGCGGGCCATGCGGATGGCGTTCTCGTTGGCGTCGGCGCCGCCGTTGGTGAAGAAGACCTTGGCGAACCGGTCGGGCGCGTGGCCGAGCACGGCGCGCGCGGCGCGGCCGCGGGCGAGGTTCGCGGTGGCCGGTGCCACGGTCGTCAGCTCGGCGGCCTGCGCACGGATCGCCTCGACGACCCGGGGGTGCTGGTGGCCGATGTTGGTGTTGACGAGCTGGCTGGAGAAGTCGAGGTACCGGCGCCCGGCGTGGTCCCACACGGTCGACCCGGACCCGCCGGCGACGACGAACGGCGCGACGGCGCCCTGCGCGGACCACGAGTGGAAGACGTGCGCACGGTCGAGCGCGACGGCCTCGTCGTCGAGCGCGGCACCGGCGGGCGCGGGTGCGTGGGTCGTGCCTGCCATCAGGGCCTCCTCGGGCGGACGCGACGCGTCCTGGTGCGGGTGGTGCAGCGGTGCGGGTGGTGCGGCGGGTGGCCGGTGCGGTGCGCGTGCTGGTGCGCACCGCACCGGCCGGGGGTCAGTTCCCGCCCTCGGCGAGCTCGACGTCCAGCGGCTCGAAGTCCTCGCCGACGACGTCCTCGCCGGCCTCCTCGAGCTCGGCGAGCGCCTGCTCGACGTACTCGGTGGTGTACGCGGACTCCGGCGGCTCGGTCGTGATGATCGTCGCGCCGGTCTCGTTGCTCGTCTCCAGGGCCAGGGCGACGGTGCGGTCCCAGACCTCCTCGTCGACCAGGCCGATGCCGCCGGTCGTGGACGGCCAGATGAGGTTGTTGACCTCGTTGGTCATCCACAGCTGGTGCGACGTGCCGAGCGTGGACCCGGCGGCGGTGACGATCTCCGCGGCCTCCTCCGGGTTGTCCCGGGCGTAGATCCAGCCGCGGATCGTGGCCTTGAGGAACTTGACGGTGGTGTCCTGGTACGCCTCGTCGGACTCCAGGCGCTCGGTGTCGGCCCAGACAGCGTCCTGGAGCATGGCGACGCCCTCGTCGTTCCAGTCGATGACGGTGAAGTCCTCGGGCTGGTAGAGCTCGCCGGTGTCGGGGTCGACCGTCTCCAGCAGCTGGGCGTACTCGTTGTAGGTCATGGCCTGCGCGGCGTCGATGTCGCCGTTGAGCAGGCCGAGCATGTCGAACGCCTGCGTCACGAGCTCGAAGTCCTCGACCCCGGCCTGGTTCAGCCCGGCGAAGAGCTCCCACTCGTTGCCGTAGCCCCAGGAGCCGACCTTCTTGCCCTCGAGGTCCGCGACGGACTCGATGCCGGAGTCCGCGAACGCGACCTGCAGGGTCGCGGACCGCTCGAAGATCTGCGCGACGTTGGTGATCGCGGCGCCCTGCTCGATGGAGCCGAGCACCTTGGGCACCCACGCGACCGCGTAGTCGACCTCGCCGGCCGCGAGCGCGTCCTGCGGGACGATGTCGCCGCCCGACGGCAGGATCTCGACCGCCAGGCCCTCCTCCTCGTAGTAGCCCTGGTCGACCGCCGCGTAGTACCCGGCGAACTGGGCCTGCGTGAGCCACTGCAGCTGCAGCGTGACGGGCGTGAGCCCGTCGGTGGACGCCCCGCCTGCGGCGCCGTCGTCCGAGCTCGAGCACGCCGTGAGCAGCAGACCTGCTGCTGCCACGGACGCGACGGCCGCCCCCCAACGCGTCGTGGTCCTCATGTCATCTCCCCTCGGTGGTCGCGTGCCCGGGCGGGCACGTGGGTGCTGCGGGTCGACCGTCCTGGCGGCGTCGGCAGGCGGGCGTGCGAGGGACGGGTGCGGCGCTCACGCGCCGGCCCGTCGGGTGACGAGGTGCTCCGCGGTGGCGGTCACCCCGTAGAACAGGAGGCCGACGACGATGCCGCCGAGCACGTAGGCCCACGCCTGGGCGTAGTTGGAGCCCGAGGCCGCCGTGGTGATGAACGACCCGATGCCGGAGCGGGGGCCGCCGAAGTACTCGGCGACGATCGCGGAGATCACCGCCAGGGACGACGCCATGCGCAGCCCGGTGAACACGAACGGCACCGCCGTGGGGATGGTGACCGTGCGCGCGACCTGCACCGACGACGCGGCCAGCGCCCGCATGAGGTCGCGGTGCACGGGGCGGACCTGCCGCAGCCCGCGCAGCGCGTTGACGTAGACGGGCACGAACACCGCGAGCGCGGCGACGATGACGCGGGCCTGCTCCGAGCTGGCGCCGTACATCGAGTACAGCACGGGTGCGAGGGCGACGACGGGGACGACGGCCAGGGCCGCGACGACGGGCTCGGCGAGCACGTCGACGACCCGGACCATGGCGGCGACGACCGCGAGGAGCACGCCGAGGGCGGCGCCGACGAGCAGGCCGAGCAGGGCGTTGCGGCCCGTGACCAGGGCGGCGGACGTGATGGGTCCGGCGTAGGTGGTGGCCTGGTCGGCGATGGCGGCCGGGCCGGGCAGCACGAACGGCGGCAGCTGCGCGAGCACGACGAGCGCCTGCCAGGCGGCGAGCATCGCGGCGAGCAGGAGCACGGGCGGCAGCACCTGGCGCAGCACGCCCCAGGTGGCGTCCAGGCCGCGGGTCATCGCACGTCCACGCCGCGGGCGGCGGGCTGGGCGGCGGGCGCCGCACCCGGCTGGCCGGCGTGCAGGGCGTCGCGGACGCGGGCGACCGCGGCGAAGAACGCGGCGTCGTTGCGCAGGTCGTCGCCGGTGTCGTCGTGCGGGCCCGTCCCGCCGAGCGCGGCGGCGTGCCGGTCGAGGCCGACGTCGACGATCTCGCGGATCTGCCCGGGGCGCGGCGACATGACCACGACGCGGTCGGACAGGAACACGGCCTCGGGGATGGAGTGGGTGACGAACACGACGGCCGCCCGGGTCTCGGCGCAGATCCGCAGGAGCTGGGCCTGCAGGTGCTCGCGGGTCATCTCGTCGAGGGCCCCGAAGGGCTCGTCCATGAGCAGCAGCGACGGCTCGTCGGCCAGGGCGCGGGCGATCGCGACGCGCTGCTGCATGCCGCCGGACAGCTGGTCGGGGTGGTGGTCGGCGAAGTCGGTGAGCCCGACGAGGGCGAGGAGCTCCTCGGCGCGGGCGCGGCGGCCGGCGCGGCCGGTGCCGGCCAGCTGCAGGGGCAGCTCGACGTTGGCCCGCACGGTCCGCCAGGGCAGCAGCCCGGCCTGCTGGAACGCGATGCCGTAGTCGCGGGCGAGGCGGGCCTCGCGGGCGCTGCGGCCGAAGACCTCGACCGTGCCGGAGGTGGGAGTGTCGAGGTCCGCGACGAGGCGCAGCAGGGTGGACTTGCCGCAGCCGGAGGGGCCGATGAGGGAGACGAACTCCCCCGCACCGACCGTCAGGTCGACGTCCTGCAGGGCCACGACCTGGCGGTCGCCGCGGCCGAAGGTGCGGGTGACGTGCTCGGCGCGCACGGCGACGGCCGCCGTGGTCGTGGTGGTGCGCGTGGTGTGCGTGGTGGTCGTGGTGCCGGGGTGGGGGCCGGTGTCAGGGCCGGTCGGGTCGGGCTGCTGCGTCGCGCTCACTGCGCCACCTCCACACGTCGGTACCGTCGAAGACCGTGGCCCAGCAGGGCCACGAGGCCGGCCGCGAGCAGGCCGAGCGCGACGGCGCCGAAGATCGGCGCCCACGGCTTGGGCGGGTCGCTGGCGGCGAAGTTGGCGAACTCGAGGATCATCCGGCCCAGGCCGCCGGGCATGCCCGTGGCGACCTCGGCGACGATCGTGCCGACCACCGCGTTCGCGGCGGCCAGGCGCAGCGCGGGCAGCAGGTGCGGCACCGACGCCGGCAGGCGCAGCCGCACGAGGGTCGTGCCCCAGCCCACGCCGTAGGCGCGCAGCAGCTCGACGTGGATCGTGTCGGGCGACTGCAGGCCGCGCAGCATCCCGACGGCCACGGGGAAGAACGCCAGGTAGCTGGCGATCACCGCGACCGACATCCACGGCTGCCACTCGAACGTCCCGAGCTCGAGCTGCGCGCCCCACGAGCGGACCAGGGGTGCCAGGGCGATGAGCGGGACGGTCTGGGAGAGGATCACCAGCGGCAGCACGGCCCGCTCGACGACCCCGAACCGCTGCATGACGACCGCGAGCAGCGCACCGACCAGCACGCCGATCCCCCACCCGGCGGCCGCGACGCCGAGCGACAGCCCGCCGGCGCGGAGCACGGCCAGCCACAGCGGCTCGGCGCCCGTCGCCCCCGAGACGGGCTCGGCGAGCCGGGCGACCATCTCCCACGTGTGCGGCATCGCCAGGTCCGTGGTGCGGGGCAGGAGGCGGGTCTCGCCGACCGACCAGCCGTCGTCGGGGCCGAGGAGCTTGTACGCCTCCCACAGCAGCGCGACGGCCAGGACGGACGCCACGGCCACCAGCGGGCGGACCCGCAGCAGGCGCGCGAGCACCGACGGACCCGCCCGGCCGGGCGCCGGGGCGACGGGGAGGGGCGCCCCGGTGGTGCCGGCCGGGACGGTGGTCGTGGCGTCCGTCGTGCTCATGCGGTGGCCACGACCTGCTCGGCCAGCGCGGGGATGATGC
This region includes:
- a CDS encoding ABC transporter permease; protein product: MTRGLDATWGVLRQVLPPVLLLAAMLAAWQALVVLAQLPPFVLPGPAAIADQATTYAGPITSAALVTGRNALLGLLVGAALGVLLAVVAAMVRVVDVLAEPVVAALAVVPVVALAPVLYSMYGASSEQARVIVAALAVFVPVYVNALRGLRQVRPVHRDLMRALAASSVQVARTVTIPTAVPFVFTGLRMASSLAVISAIVAEYFGGPRSGIGSFITTAASGSNYAQAWAYVLGGIVVGLLFYGVTATAEHLVTRRAGA
- a CDS encoding ABC transporter permease, which encodes MSTTDATTTVPAGTTGAPLPVAPAPGRAGPSVLARLLRVRPLVAVASVLAVALLWEAYKLLGPDDGWSVGETRLLPRTTDLAMPHTWEMVARLAEPVSGATGAEPLWLAVLRAGGLSLGVAAAGWGIGVLVGALLAVVMQRFGVVERAVLPLVILSQTVPLIALAPLVRSWGAQLELGTFEWQPWMSVAVIASYLAFFPVAVGMLRGLQSPDTIHVELLRAYGVGWGTTLVRLRLPASVPHLLPALRLAAANAVVGTIVAEVATGMPGGLGRMILEFANFAASDPPKPWAPIFGAVALGLLAAGLVALLGHGLRRYRRVEVAQ
- a CDS encoding ABC transporter ATP-binding protein, with protein sequence MRAEHVTRTFGRGDRQVVALQDVDLTVGAGEFVSLIGPSGCGKSTLLRLVADLDTPTSGTVEVFGRSAREARLARDYGIAFQQAGLLPWRTVRANVELPLQLAGTGRAGRRARAEELLALVGLTDFADHHPDQLSGGMQQRVAIARALADEPSLLLMDEPFGALDEMTREHLQAQLLRICAETRAAVVFVTHSIPEAVFLSDRVVVMSPRPGQIREIVDVGLDRHAAALGGTGPHDDTGDDLRNDAAFFAAVARVRDALHAGQPGAAPAAQPAARGVDVR